Proteins encoded together in one Thamnophis elegans isolate rThaEle1 chromosome 10, rThaEle1.pri, whole genome shotgun sequence window:
- the RAP2B gene encoding ras-related protein Rap-2b → MREYKVVVLGSGGVGKSALTVQFVTGSFIEKYDPTIEDFYRKEIEVDSSPSVLEILDTAGTEQFASMRDLYIKNGQGFILVYSLVNQQSFQDIKPMRDQIIRVKRYEKVPMILVGNKVDLEGEREVSFGEGKALAEEWNCPFMETSAKNKASVDELFAEIVRQMNYASQPNGDDQCCSSCVIL, encoded by the coding sequence ATGCGAGAATACAAAGTGGTCGTGCTTGGCTCTGGCGGGGTGGGCAAATCCGCTCTCACCGTCCAGTTTGTGACGGGCTCCTTCATCGAGAAGTACGACCCTACCATCGAGGACTTTTATCGCAAGGAGATCGAGGTGGATTCCTCGCCGTCGGTACTGGAGATCCTGGACACGGCCGGCACGGAGCAGTTCGCCTCCATGCGGGACTTGTATATCAAGAACGGGCAGGGTTTCATCCTGGTGTACAGCCTGGTCAACCAGCAGAGCTTTCAGGACATCAAGCCCATGAGGGATCAGATCATTCGGGTCAAGAGGTACGAGAAGGTGCCCATGATCCTGGTGGGCAACAAGGTGGACCTGGAAGGCGAGCGGGAGGTCTCGTTCGGGGAAGGCAAAGCGCTGGCCGAGGAGTGGAACTGCCCCTTTATGGAAACTTCAGCCAAAAACAAAGCCTCGGTGGACGAGCTCTTTGCCGAGATCGTCCGGCAAATGAACTACGCTTCCCAACCCAACGGGGACGATCAGTGCTGCTCTTCCTGTGTTATCCtctga